ACCTTTAAGTTGTGCATCACAAACCGCTGTTTATGCATTGTGCAATCACCAGACAAGTCAATGCCCATACATGCGGAGACCTTCACGATGCAGAACACCCTAGCATCGTCCCCACAAACACCGTCAATCCCAGCCAATGGTTGTGCAAAAAAGCTTTAAAACACAATGCCCGATCGCGGTTTTTAATCAAGGTGTAGTGATACAACGCGATGCCAGCGGCAACGGCCAAACCGATGAAATACGGCCATGCCAGTGCTTCAGAAAGTCCCACCCATGCCATGATGATGAGAAATATGGCGTAGCACACCATCACGGCCGCTACATCGTGGTCACCAAAGGTAATGGCTGAGGTTTTGATGCCAATTTTCAAGTCATCGGGCTTGTCGACCATGGCATACTCCGTGTCATAAGCAACCGTCCAAAACACATTGGCAATCAACAACCACCACGCCAATGCAGGCACCTCACCACGTATGGCGGCGAAAGCCATCGGAATGCCAAAACCAAACGCAATGCCCAAATAGGCTTGTGGAATGGCAAAAAAACGCTTGAACAATGGATAGCTGCCTGCAAGAAATGCAGCAACAAAAGCCAATTGAATCGCAGTTGCA
The window above is part of the Ephemeroptericola cinctiostellae genome. Proteins encoded here:
- the ubiA gene encoding 4-hydroxybenzoate octaprenyltransferase, with protein sequence MLEKLKLYAQLTRLDKPIGILLLLWPTLWGLWLAARGMPPLKELVIFIAGTVLMRSAGCAINDYADRDFDKHVERTVNRPLTSGQISGKEAVAVAVFLAVLAGGLALMLNATAIQLAFVAAFLAGSYPLFKRFFAIPQAYLGIAFGFGIPMAFAAIRGEVPALAWWLLIANVFWTVAYDTEYAMVDKPDDLKIGIKTSAITFGDHDVAAVMVCYAIFLIIMAWVGLSEALAWPYFIGLAVAAGIALYHYTLIKNRDRALCFKAFLHNHWLGLTVFVGTMLGCSAS